A part of Acropora palmata chromosome 8, jaAcrPala1.3, whole genome shotgun sequence genomic DNA contains:
- the LOC141890191 gene encoding uncharacterized protein LOC141890191, translating to MFATFVYTNAVPQCGSSFNSGSWMRFEKKIKNYTRDVCAGRHGGTMYLVTGQSRYRIRVSRSGAISQVAGGVHYFPTRGSVQILQPNSMWTAGCCVYTSSRTHTTTARSFAVMGNNDMRSHCTLTRALHLTTLETMIVAPGATPADIFPGFATCRTNSDSHNL from the exons ATGTTTGCCACTTTTGTTTACACCAACGCTGTACCACAGTGTGGTTCGAGCTTCAATAGCGGAAGTTGGATGAGAttcgaaaagaaaataaagaattatACCAGAGACGTATGCGCAGGTAGACACGGTGGAACTATGTACCTTGTTACGGGACAGTCAAGGTATCGCATTCGGGTTTCGCGGTCTGGTGCAATATCTCAAGTGGCAGGCGGAGTG CATTATTTTCCCACCAGAGGTTCTGTACAAATCCTACAGCCAAACTCTATGTGGACGGCCGGGTGTTGCGTCTACACTTCATCACGAACCCATACTACGACAGCAAGGTCCTTTGCAGTCATGGGAAACAACGACATGCGTAGCCATTGCACGTTGACGAGAGCTTTGCATTTGACCACTTTGGAAACAATGATCGTTGCTCCGGGTGCGACGCCAGCTGATATTTTTCCAGGATTTGCTACTTGCAGAACAAACAGTGATTCCCACAACTTGTGA